In Monomorium pharaonis isolate MP-MQ-018 unplaced genomic scaffold, ASM1337386v2 scaffold_284, whole genome shotgun sequence, the following are encoded in one genomic region:
- the LOC105841077 gene encoding GRB2-associated-binding protein 2 — MEVLKTSMSQEIVHEGWLIKSPPTKLWRARWRKRWFALRHSGELPGQYFLEYYTDRRCRKLKGRIDLDQCEQVDAGLRYENRKQKYQYMFNVKTPKRNYYLVAENEVDMNKWVDAVCQVCSLKAYTQDEEQQMFQYESQESPPISPTSTISGPYIPISECISGRRLNDTSSLNSALGQGPEHYDAPRRLAPSPPRSPTTTDAESVFTDDEWTASVTNPNWDTLPSTGDARQPHGPSDHEIGSWSVRKRFGKLRIVDSAVPPALEKLPAPPRPPKPPHMLPENPGHNYLNLDGATESSKPSTPATSAPTTPAAATATAAAAAATMGAVTDESYDFPRSHQPQMAQATVENNTVAVDQSSKHLYSNAAPSTINDETQNVFRYDFHEDEPSSPRSETATTVTYSNLPSPLVRDGSCPSGIPTTIAPPPPLVNRELKPGRKTSDSMSIVSNEPSPGPIITLHDVSSAEHSPAEPPSINRKLKPSLNKSPVEAPHLQLASPPGRGRMRAAPSPTPPSHMHSTRNQSTSDEDNTAFEDKEEIYYYQDRNTFIPASSNRLVVLQYLDLDLEATESFNSSALPPAQSLPNTTVYKTVDFVKTEAFNRTRQRVEEERKQSTNELT; from the exons ATGGAAGTGCTCAAGACATCCATGTCCCAGGAGATCGTCCACGAAGGATGGCTCATCAAATCGCCGCCTACCAAGCTCTGGAGAGCG cgATGGCGAAAGCGGTGGTTTGCCCTTCGTCACAGTGGCGAGCTGCCTGGTCAATACTTCCTGGAGTATTATACCGACAGACGTTGCCGTAAACTCAAGGGTCGCATCGATCTAGATCAATGTGAACAG GTGGACGCAGGTCTTCGATATGAAAATCGTAAACAGAAATATCAGTACATGTTTAATGTAAAGACACCAAAGcggaattattatttagtcgCTGAGAATGAAGTGGACATGAACAAATGGGTGGATGCGGTTTGTCAAGTTTGCAGTCTGAAGGCATATACTCAGGACGAAGAACAACAAA tGTTTCAATACGAGTCTCAAGAATCCCCGCCAATTTCACCTACTAGCACGATCTCTGGTCCCTACATTCCTATTAGCGAGTGCATTTCCGGTCGTCGGCTCAACGACACTAGTTCTCTGAATTCGGCTCTTGGACAGGGACCCGAGCATTACGACGCCCCGAGAAGATTGGCACCCTCACCACCGCGGTCGCCCACAACGACGGATGCCGAGAGCGTCTTCACCGACGACGAGTGGACGGCGTCTGTAACGAACCCGAATTGGGACACTCTTCCTTCAACCG GTGATGCACGACAACCTCACGGCCCTAGCGATCACGAGATCGGCTCATGGAGTGTGAGAAAACGCTTCGGCAAGCTCAGAATCGTCGATTCCGCGGTGCCACCAGCCTTAGAGAAGTTACCAGCACCGCCCAGACCACCAAAACCGCCTCACATGTTACCCGAAAATCCCGGTCATAATTACCTGAATCTAGACGGTGCCACTGAGAGCTCGAAACCGAGCACCCCAGCGACGTCAGCGCCGACAACACCTGCTGCTGCTACCGCTACCGCAGCCGCTGCCGCTGCCACAATGGGTGCCGTCACCGACGAATCGTACGATTTTCCTAGGTCTCATCAACCGCAAATGGCTCAAGCGACCGTCGAAAATAACACGGTGGCGGTCGATCAGTCGTCGAAACACTTATACTCGAACGCTGCGCCGAGTACCATCAACGACGAGACGCAGAACGTATTTCGCTACGACTTCCACGAGGACGAGCCGTCAAGTCCGCGCTCTGAAACTGCGACCACAGTGACGTACTCGAATCTACCGAGCCCTCTCGTACGAGACGGCAGTTGTCCGAGTGGGATACCGACCACCATAGCACCACCTCCCCCGTTGGTCAACAGGGAGCTAAAGCCGGGCAGAAAAACCAGCGATTCGATGTCTATCGTGAGCAATGAACCGTCACCGGGTCCGATAATAACGCTACACGATGTAAGCTCCGCCGAGCACTCTCCGGCCGAACCGCCGAGCATTAACAGGAAGCTGAAGCCGTCGTTGAACAAATCACCGGTGGAAG CACCTCATCTGCAATTAGCATCTCCTCCTGGAAGAGGAAGAATGCGGGCGGCGCCCAGTCCGACACCCCCGTCGCACATGCACTCGACGCGTAACCAATCGACGTCGGACGAAGACAATACCGCATTCGAAGACAAAGAAGAG ATATACTATTACCAAGATCGCAACACGTTCATTCCGGCGTCATCCAATCGCCTAGTGGTACTGCAGTATCTGGATCTTGACTTGGAAGCGACGGAGAGCTTTAATTCCTCGGCGTTACCACCCGCACAATCTCTCCCGAATACAACAGTGTACAAAACCGTGGATTTCGTCAAGACAGAGGCTTTCAATCGCACTCGGCAGCGAGTggaggaagaaagaaaacagTCCACGAATGAATTGACATAG